The Fundulus heteroclitus isolate FHET01 chromosome 13, MU-UCD_Fhet_4.1, whole genome shotgun sequence genome contains a region encoding:
- the klhl7 gene encoding kelch-like protein 7 encodes MTGVASPEKAANAKKKSERKSASKEEYRQLSSIMTGMNALRKQGTLCDVTLVVQGKHFAAHRVVLAAASHFFSLMFTTRMMESMSHEVELKSAEPEIIELLIEFIYTAKISVNSSNVQSLLDAANQYQIEPVKKMCVEFLKGQIDATNCLGISALADCMDCPELKAAAEDFFQLHFTEVYKLDEFLQLDVTQLAYLLHQDKLTVRAEAQIYDAAVRWLKYDVCNRKQYMVEVLGCVRFPLVSKTFLSKTVQAEPLIQDNPQCLKMVISGMRYHLLSLEDREDLGENSRPRRKKHDYRIALFGGSQPQSCRYFNPKDSTWTDIRCPFEKRRDATAIFWDNVVYILGGSQLFPIKRMDCYNVLKDSWYSKLGPPTPRDSLAACASQGKIYTSGGSEVGSSALDLFECYDTRTESWQVKTSMLLARCSHGSVEANGLIYVCGGTVGNNVSGRILNNFEAYDPSTQQWRELCGMKEARKNHGLVVVNNRIYAVGGQGPLGGLDSVEYYDIASNEWRSASPMPWRGVTVKCAAVGDAIYVLAGFQGVGRLGHVLEYHTETDRWVTCSKVRAFPVTSCLICVVDTCGVNEDEDMDLIDSQPHAASSASSSAPASSAS; translated from the exons ATGACGGGGGTGGCCTCTCCGGAGAAGGCAGCAAACGCCAAGAAGAAAAGTGAGAGGAAGTCTGCCTCTAAAGAAGAGTACAGGCAACTTTCCAGCATCATGACAGGCATGAACGCTCTGAGGAAACAG GGTACGCTCTGTGACGTCACCCTGGTGGTTCAGGGGAAACACTTCGCTGCCCACAGAGTGGTCCTCGCTGCTGCCAGCCACTTCTTCAGCCTCATGTTTACCA CCAGAATGATGGAATCCATGTCTCATGAGGTGGAGCTGAAGAGTGCGGAGCCTGAGATCATTGAGCTGCTGATTGAATTCATTTACACAGCAAA AATCTCTGTGAACAGCAGCAACGTTCAGTCGTTGCTGGATGCAGCCAACCAGTACCAGATTGAGCCGGTGAAGAAGATGTGTGTGGAGTTCCTTAAAGGACAGATCGACGCCACAAACTGCCTGG GGATTTCAGCCTTAGCGGACTGCATGGACTGTCCTGAGCTGAAAGCCGCAGCCGAAGACTTTTTCCAGCTCCATTTTACAGAAGTCTACAAACTGGATGAGTTCTTACAGCTGGATGTTACACAGCTCGCATATTTGCTGCACCAAGACAAACTCACAGTTCGTGCTGAGGCTCAG ATTTATGATGCGGCAGTGCGTTGGCTGAAATACGACGTGTGCAACAGGAAGCAGTACATGGTGGAGGTGCTGGGGTGCGTCCGCTTCCCGCTGGTCTCCAAAACCTTCCTGTCGAAGACCGTGCAGGCAGAGCCGCTCATCCAGGACAACCCACAGTGCCTCAAGATGGTCATCa GTGGGATGCGTTACCATCTGCTGTCTCTGGAGGACCGAGAGGACCTGGGAGAGAACAGTCGGCCCCGACGCAAGAAGCATGACTATCGCATCGCCTTGTTTGGAGGCTCACAGCCTCAATCCTGCCGCTACTTTAACCCCAAG GACTCCACCTGGACAGACATCCGCTGCCCCTTCGAGAAGCGCCGCGACGCCACCGCCATCTTCTGGGACAACGTGGTGTACATCCTGGGGGGTTCGCAGCTCTTCCCCATCAAGCGCATGGATTGCTACAATGTTCTGAAAGACAGCTGGTATTCCAAGCTGGGTCCACCCACGCCTCGCGACAGCCTGGCTGCTTGCGCTTCTCAGGGCAAGATCTATACATCGGGGGGGTCAGAAGTGG GCAGCTCCGCATTGGACCTTTTCGAGTGTTATGACACAAGGACAGAGTCGTGGCAGGTGAAGACCAGCATGCTGTTGGCCCGCTGCAGCCACGGCTCCGTCGAGGCCAACGGACTCATTTACGTGTGCGGAGGAACGGTGGGCAATAACGTCTCTGGGAGGATCCTCAACAACTTCGAGGCGTACGACCCCAGCACACAACA ATGGAGAGAGCTGTGTGGGATGAAAGAGGCCAGGAAGAACCACGGACTGGTGGTCGTCAACAACAGGATCTACGCGGTCGGGGGCCAGGGCCCTTTAG GTGGGCTGGACTCGGTGGAATATTACGACATTGCCAGCAACGAGTGGCGATCCGCCTCCCCGATGCCATGGAGGGGCGTGACAGTGAAGTGCGCGGCGGTTGGCGATGCGATCTATGTGCTGGCGGGCTTTCAGGGGGTGGGTCGGCTCGGCCACGTCCTGGAGTACCACACTGAAACCGACAG GTGGGTGACCTGCAGCAAAGTGCGAGCGTTCCCCGTCACCAGCTGCCTGATCTGCGTGGTGGACACGTGCGGAGTGAATGAGGACGAAGACATGGACCTGATAGACTCTCAGCCTCACGCTGCATCCTCCGCCTCTTCATCTGCCCCCGCCTCATCCGCCTCGTAG
- the si:ch73-345f18.3 gene encoding uncharacterized protein si:ch73-345f18.3 — protein MMRRVNVPELDLRFTEMAETFNEQQKHYEAMVGHIRQLKQSCDSTDAESLAFAECIGKISKQQETTYRVSLKMKGYDFSLTLDPVGPEGEAEEDPVPSSLQSAQNEVRGISNGAKATISKGTTLLQLVEWLLRSHSRMAEQVKGAAETYQEQGRLNRNLEENIKEVRRAKALSHQYKQQAGEVYKEAAEIAGIGV, from the exons ATGATGAGGCGGGTGAATGTGCCAGAGTTGGACCTGAGGTTTACTGAAATGGCAGAGACCTTCAACGAGCAGCAGAAACACTATGAAGCCATGGTTGGACACATCAGACAGCTGAAACAGAGCTGTGACAGTACGGATGCTGAAAGCCTGGCTTTTGCAGAATGCATAGGGAAGATTAGCAAGCAGCAGG AGACCACATACAGAGTGTCTTTGAAGATGAAAGGCTATGACTTCTCCCTCACCTTGGATCCTGTGGGCCCAGAAGGAGAAGCCGAGGAGGACCCGGTGCCCTCGAGTCTGCAGTCGGCACAGAATGAAGTCAGGGGCATTTCTAACGGCGCTAAAGCCACCATCTCAAAGGGCACAACCCTTCTGCAGCTGGTCGAATGGCTGCTCCGGAGCCACAGTCGGATGGCTGAGCAAGTGAAGGGGGCAGCAGAAACTTACCAAGAACAAGGAAGGCTGAATAGAAACCTGGAGGAGAACATAAAGGAAGTGAGGCGGGCTAAGGCGTTATCGCACCAATACAAGCAACAAGCTGGGGAGGTTTACAAGGAGGCTGCGGAGATAGCAGGGATTGGTGTATAA
- the aste1b gene encoding protein asteroid homolog 1 isoform X2 codes for MGVQGLTTYVESNTNFLQDVRFRDSRLVIDGCSLYFRLYFNHGLDQQHGGDYDAFACLLTQFLSALAACNIQPYVLLDGGMDPSDKKFPTLRQRLQSKIKEADSLSHGRGGSVLPILVRKVFVQVLVQRGIPLIQCPAEADWDIACLARQWNCPVLTNDSDFYIFDLPAGYLPLRFFQWTNLNGKASQRYVPSRCYTTNNLCRRFGGMNRELLPLCAVLTGNDYGAPKEAETLLALIDGRALGRGGGRGRGRAPASRIEGILNWLSSFPSVAEALEEVSRLMDGEAGAGKRAQQCGLSAQLWAAMQEYNIKAQSSLAPWFSGGALAPRGKTSALAQLPECLSLAAAQGQLPPLALDAFVMQRVLLFPQVENSKLASSHCSSTAIRQAVYGILLQGSGAQPSKEAHVQMQGIRGGRGRGGRGGGGRGQQGLNEAAKAAAAQSHGFSSPVFVEEYDRLDLNLKKNQVEAIIPRNRVYLDGLSQAPAAVRLGVLFEVLAVKPSALAPVPPHLQLAVAVTGFWLREAAPRPSEPLLRALVLGMVYGELALNNQPGAAHKIPVAPQRNWATEQAFLSALDHQRVRPGERRGVDVGAAHCLSQWQSCLWSALCLNQLLLSPLPEPDLSWLFSGTLVHGLLRFQKAGWAVESLLPGASLAGQLCSCLLGAVKACSVKAGPSCPGPGKKKRGRGQGRRGRGGRGQSHGGGSVSEEVNNRFALLMSEEEYDD; via the exons ATGGGTGTACAAGGGTTGACTACATATGTGGAGTCCAACACAAACTTCCTCCAAGATGTGAGGTTCAGGGACAGTCGGCTGGTTATTGACGGCTGCAGTCTGTATTTCCGCCTCTACTTCAACCACGGCTTGGATCAGCAGCATGGAGGGGACTACGATGCGTTCGCTTGCCTTCTGACCCAGTTCCTCTCTGCTTTGGCAGCCTGTAACATCCAGCCCTACGTGTTGCTGGATGGGG GGATGGACCCGAGTGACAAGAAGTTCCCCACTCTCCGTCAGCGTCTGCAGTCCAAGATAAAGGAAGCGGACAGCCTCTCTCATGGCCGCGGAGGCTCTGTCCTCCCGATCCTCGTGAGAAAAGTCTTCGTCCAGGTCCTGGTCCAGAGGGGCATCCCGCTGATACAGTGTCCAGCAGAGGCAGACTGGGACATTGCCTGCTTGGCGCGCCAGTGGAACTGCCCGGTGCTGACGAATGACAGTGATTTTTACATCTTTGACCTTCCAG CTGGTTACCTGCCGCTCCGTTTCTTCCAGTGGACCAACCTTAACGGCAAAGCTTCCCAGCGCTACGTCCCATCCCGGTGTTACACCACCAACAACCTGTGTCGCCGGTTTGGGGGCATGAATCGCGAGTTGCTTCCTTTGTGCGCAGTCCTAACTGGCAACGACTATGGCGCTCCGAAAGAAGCGGAGACCCTCCTTGCTCTCATAGACGGGAGGGCATTGGGAAGGGGCGGTGGCCGGGGTAGAGGCAGAGCGCCCGCTTCTCGCATCGAGGGCATCCTCAACTGGCTGTCCTCTTTCCCGAGTGTGGCGGAGGCACTGGAGGAGGTTAGCAGGCTAATGGACGGGGAGGCCGGGGCGGGCAAGAGAGCACAGCAGTGTGGGCTCAGCGCCCAGCTGTGGGCCGCTATGCAAGAGTACAACATCAAGGCCCAGAGCTCACTGGcgccctggttctctggaggtgcATTAGCTCCGAGAGGGAAGACATCTGCTCTGGCACAGCTGCCGGAGTGCTTGTCTCTGGCTGCAGCGCAGGGACAGCTGCCTCCTTTGGCTCTTGACGCTTTCGTCATGCAGAGGGTCCTTCTCTTCCCGCAAGTGGAGAATAGTAAGCTAGCCAGCAGCCACTGCAGCTCCACAGCCATACGACAGGCTGTGTATGGGATCTTGCTGCAAGGTAGCGGCGCACAACCGTCAAAGGAAGCGCACGTCCAGATGCAGGGAAtcagaggaggacgaggacgaggaggaagagggggCGGAGGCAGGGGTCAGCAGGGGTTGAATGAAGCAGCCAAGGCAGCCGCGGCGCAGTCGCATGGCTTTAGTTCTCCGGTTTTTGTGGAAGAGTACGACCGTTTGGACCTGAACCTGAAGAAAAACCAAGTGGAGGCAATCATCCCCAGGAACCGCGTATATCTGGATGGGCTTAGTCAG GCTCCTGCTGCAGTGCGACTTGGAGTCCTTTTCGAAGTCCTGGCCGTGAAGCCGTCGGCCCTGGCTCCGGTTCCTCCCCACCTGCAGCTCGCCGTCGCGGTGACCGGGTTCTGGTTGCGCGAGGCCGCACCGAGACCCTCGGAGCCCCTGCTGCGGGCTTTGGTGCTGGGCATGGTTTACGGAGAGCTGGCCTTAAACAACCAGCCTGGAGCCGCGCACAAAATCCCCGTTG CCCCACAGCGTAACTGGGCCACAGAGCAAGCTTTTCTGTCAGCACTAGATCACCAACGGGTGAGACCAGGGGAGAGACGAGGAGTGGACGTCGGGGCGGCTCACTGCCTCAGCCAGTGGCAGTCCTGCCTCTGGAGCGCTCTGTGTCTGAATCAGCTGCTTCTGAGTCCGCTGCCCGAGCCCGATCTGTCATG GTTGTTTAGCGGTACCCTGGTCCACGGCCTCCTCAGGTTCCAGAAAGCAGGCTGGGCTGTGGAGTCCCTGCTGCCCGGTGCCTCTCTAGCCGGACAACTCTGCTCCTGCCTGCTGGGCGCCGTGAAGGCCTGCAGCGTCAAAGCCGGCCCCTCCTGCCCGGGGCCGGGGAAGAAGAAGAGAGGCAGAGGCCAGGGGAGGAGAGGAAGGGGCGGAAGAGGGCAGTCCCACGGAGGAGGGAGCGTTTCCGAGGAGGTGAACAACAGGTTTGCTCTCCTTATGAGCGAGGAGGAGTATGACGAttga
- the aste1b gene encoding protein asteroid homolog 1 isoform X1 — MGVQGLTTYVESNTNFLQDVRFRDSRLVIDGCSLYFRLYFNHGLDQQHGGDYDAFACLLTQFLSALAACNIQPYVLLDGGMDPSDKKFPTLRQRLQSKIKEADSLSHGRGGSVLPILVRKVFVQVLVQRGIPLIQCPAEADWDIACLARQWNCPVLTNDSDFYIFDLPAGYLPLRFFQWTNLNGKASQRYVPSRCYTTNNLCRRFGGMNRELLPLCAVLTGNDYGAPKEAETLLALIDGRALGRGGGRGRGRAPASRIEGILNWLSSFPSVAEALEEVSRLMDGEAGAGKRAQQCGLSAQLWAAMQEYNIKAQSSLAPWFSGGALAPRGKTSALAQLPECLSLAAAQGQLPPLALDAFVMQRVLLFPQVENSKLASSHCSSTAIRQAVYGILLQGSGAQPSKEAHVQMQGIRGGRGRGGRGGGGRGQQGLNEAAKAAAAQSHGFSSPVFVEEYDRLDLNLKKNQVEAIIPRNRVYLDGLSQLLSDACYIQAPAAVRLGVLFEVLAVKPSALAPVPPHLQLAVAVTGFWLREAAPRPSEPLLRALVLGMVYGELALNNQPGAAHKIPVAPQRNWATEQAFLSALDHQRVRPGERRGVDVGAAHCLSQWQSCLWSALCLNQLLLSPLPEPDLSWLFSGTLVHGLLRFQKAGWAVESLLPGASLAGQLCSCLLGAVKACSVKAGPSCPGPGKKKRGRGQGRRGRGGRGQSHGGGSVSEEVNNRFALLMSEEEYDD; from the exons ATGGGTGTACAAGGGTTGACTACATATGTGGAGTCCAACACAAACTTCCTCCAAGATGTGAGGTTCAGGGACAGTCGGCTGGTTATTGACGGCTGCAGTCTGTATTTCCGCCTCTACTTCAACCACGGCTTGGATCAGCAGCATGGAGGGGACTACGATGCGTTCGCTTGCCTTCTGACCCAGTTCCTCTCTGCTTTGGCAGCCTGTAACATCCAGCCCTACGTGTTGCTGGATGGGG GGATGGACCCGAGTGACAAGAAGTTCCCCACTCTCCGTCAGCGTCTGCAGTCCAAGATAAAGGAAGCGGACAGCCTCTCTCATGGCCGCGGAGGCTCTGTCCTCCCGATCCTCGTGAGAAAAGTCTTCGTCCAGGTCCTGGTCCAGAGGGGCATCCCGCTGATACAGTGTCCAGCAGAGGCAGACTGGGACATTGCCTGCTTGGCGCGCCAGTGGAACTGCCCGGTGCTGACGAATGACAGTGATTTTTACATCTTTGACCTTCCAG CTGGTTACCTGCCGCTCCGTTTCTTCCAGTGGACCAACCTTAACGGCAAAGCTTCCCAGCGCTACGTCCCATCCCGGTGTTACACCACCAACAACCTGTGTCGCCGGTTTGGGGGCATGAATCGCGAGTTGCTTCCTTTGTGCGCAGTCCTAACTGGCAACGACTATGGCGCTCCGAAAGAAGCGGAGACCCTCCTTGCTCTCATAGACGGGAGGGCATTGGGAAGGGGCGGTGGCCGGGGTAGAGGCAGAGCGCCCGCTTCTCGCATCGAGGGCATCCTCAACTGGCTGTCCTCTTTCCCGAGTGTGGCGGAGGCACTGGAGGAGGTTAGCAGGCTAATGGACGGGGAGGCCGGGGCGGGCAAGAGAGCACAGCAGTGTGGGCTCAGCGCCCAGCTGTGGGCCGCTATGCAAGAGTACAACATCAAGGCCCAGAGCTCACTGGcgccctggttctctggaggtgcATTAGCTCCGAGAGGGAAGACATCTGCTCTGGCACAGCTGCCGGAGTGCTTGTCTCTGGCTGCAGCGCAGGGACAGCTGCCTCCTTTGGCTCTTGACGCTTTCGTCATGCAGAGGGTCCTTCTCTTCCCGCAAGTGGAGAATAGTAAGCTAGCCAGCAGCCACTGCAGCTCCACAGCCATACGACAGGCTGTGTATGGGATCTTGCTGCAAGGTAGCGGCGCACAACCGTCAAAGGAAGCGCACGTCCAGATGCAGGGAAtcagaggaggacgaggacgaggaggaagagggggCGGAGGCAGGGGTCAGCAGGGGTTGAATGAAGCAGCCAAGGCAGCCGCGGCGCAGTCGCATGGCTTTAGTTCTCCGGTTTTTGTGGAAGAGTACGACCGTTTGGACCTGAACCTGAAGAAAAACCAAGTGGAGGCAATCATCCCCAGGAACCGCGTATATCTGGATGGGCTTAGTCAG CTGTTATCCGATGCGTGTTATATCCAGGCTCCTGCTGCAGTGCGACTTGGAGTCCTTTTCGAAGTCCTGGCCGTGAAGCCGTCGGCCCTGGCTCCGGTTCCTCCCCACCTGCAGCTCGCCGTCGCGGTGACCGGGTTCTGGTTGCGCGAGGCCGCACCGAGACCCTCGGAGCCCCTGCTGCGGGCTTTGGTGCTGGGCATGGTTTACGGAGAGCTGGCCTTAAACAACCAGCCTGGAGCCGCGCACAAAATCCCCGTTG CCCCACAGCGTAACTGGGCCACAGAGCAAGCTTTTCTGTCAGCACTAGATCACCAACGGGTGAGACCAGGGGAGAGACGAGGAGTGGACGTCGGGGCGGCTCACTGCCTCAGCCAGTGGCAGTCCTGCCTCTGGAGCGCTCTGTGTCTGAATCAGCTGCTTCTGAGTCCGCTGCCCGAGCCCGATCTGTCATG GTTGTTTAGCGGTACCCTGGTCCACGGCCTCCTCAGGTTCCAGAAAGCAGGCTGGGCTGTGGAGTCCCTGCTGCCCGGTGCCTCTCTAGCCGGACAACTCTGCTCCTGCCTGCTGGGCGCCGTGAAGGCCTGCAGCGTCAAAGCCGGCCCCTCCTGCCCGGGGCCGGGGAAGAAGAAGAGAGGCAGAGGCCAGGGGAGGAGAGGAAGGGGCGGAAGAGGGCAGTCCCACGGAGGAGGGAGCGTTTCCGAGGAGGTGAACAACAGGTTTGCTCTCCTTATGAGCGAGGAGGAGTATGACGAttga